The genome window GGAAATCGTTGTATTTAGAGATTCTGCCGTGAATGCTTTCGCTCTACCAGGCGGAAAGATTGGAGTATACACTGGCATACTTCAAGTAGCAAATTCCGCAGATAAACTTGCAGCTGTAATTGGTCATGAAATAGCTCATGTTATAGCTAGACACGGCAATGAGCGTGTTTCACAATCTATGGTTGCAAGTGGAGGCATGGCAGTGCTTCAAGGTTTCGGAGGAGAGGCCGCTGCAGGCATCCTGGGAGCTGGCGCACAATACGGAGTTATTCTACCTTTCTCTAGAAAGCATGAGAGTGAAGCTGATGTGATTGGTCTTGAGATCATGTCGAAAGCTGGATTTGATCCGCAAGCCAGTGTTTCTCTTTGGCAAGGGATGGCAGCTTTAGGTGGGGATAAACCTCATGAATTAATGTCTACACATCCATCAGATGACACAAGAATCAAAGAATTGCAGGACAATATGCCAGCAGCTCTCGCAAACTACTCAGCTGCAAAAAGCCAAGGTAAGACTCCGAACTGTAAAATCTGATCGAAAGGTATCTGTATAAATAAGATTTTCTTAATATAAAAAAAGGCGCACTCTCCAAGGAGTTAGCGCCTGTTTCATTATTTCTGCTTTAGCAAAAACAGATTGGTTTAACAATAACCTCTATTCACAACTAAGTTTTCTTGCATCCACTTTGCAATTTCTTGTTTTTCCATTGTCCACTAATGTTCCAGTTCCAGTACTACCATTACCAGAAAAATTTCCAGTGAGGACTTTACCGTCTTTGAAGGTATAAACACCTGGTCCAGTAATTTCACCATTTTTAAATTCACCTGCGAATTTATCTCCGTTGCTGAAATTATAAATACCCTTACCATTTCTTGCATCTTTTGAATAGGTTCCGCGAAAAGACTCATTTCCAGAATATTCAAATCCACCTTCACCTTCACGCATATCATCTTTAAAATTTCCAGTATAGGTGTCTCCATTTTCATAGACGTATACCCCAAAACCATTTACACAATCCCCTTTGATGCAACCTTTTTTATTGGAAGAAGTTTTATTGGATGGTCCCGATGTTTTTTCGTCTGGGTCTTCTGCATCCATTTCACCAACACTTCTATCCTTCTCCATAGAATCTTTAGCTTCATTATCTTCAACACTAGGTCTTCCATCTTGTGTATCCTGACTTGCACAAAAGCTAAGTCCGAAACCAAGGATAAGAATAAAAACAAATTTAAAAACTTTTAGAATCATGAAATGAATCCCCCAAGGTAAAATTTTCCTTTCATTAGAAAAAACGTCAAACGAAAATGCAATAAGATTGGATAGTATTTTGAATTATATTACTATTGGCTTTTCGGGATATTAATTCGAATGGAAAATGAAGACACGATCGAAGGATCAAAGAAAATTCTTGTTGTTGAAGACGAGACAATCATAGCAATCAATATATGTAATGCACTCCAGCAGTTTGGTTACAAAACCGAATATGCAATCTCCGGAGAAAAAGCTCTTCAGTCTATTCCCGATTTTCAACCAGATCTAATCTTAATGGATATTATGCTAGGAAGTGGTATGGATGGAATAGAGACTGCCGAAAAAATCCATCAAGATTCTGACACACCGATTATTTACCTAACTGCTTATTCGGATCAAAATACACTCAAAAGGGCAAAAATCACTGATCCTTTTGGATATATTATCAAACCATTTCATAGTCGAGAACTTTATATCTCAATTGAAATGGCAATATACAAAACTCAATCCTTAAGAGCTTTTAGAGATATGCAAGATCGACTATTTGAATCCCAAAAGATGGAGTCGTTAGGAATACTTTCAAGTGCGATTGCTCATGAAATCAATAATCCCCTTATGAGTATTATGAATTTTTCTTTACTTGGAGAATCTAAAGCGAAAGCAAGTTCCAATCATGATTTAGAACATTTTTTTGAAACGATCAAAAACGAATCAGATAAAATTTCACTCGTTGTCAAGAATTTGGTGAATTATGCTAGAGAGGATAAGGATTATTTTCTTACAACTTCTTTTGTAGATTTGGTTGTAGAAGCAAAATCTTTATTTCGTCAATTGTTACTTCGAGATGGAATCGAAATTGTCTGTAATTTCGAGGACAACGTTCCCGACATTTACTGCAAAGTCCAGAAAATCAAGCAAGTTCTCATCAATCTGATAAGTTTCTCCAGAATTTCTGCCTTACAAAGCGAAAATCAAGACAACAAATTTATCAATATCACAATACGAAAAATACAAAAAAGAAATGAAGACTATATTGAATTTGTGATTCGGAATTCTGGAACAGGACTTCCCATTAAGGAAGAAAAAGATAAGAAAAAATCCTCCCCTCTGTATGAAAATAGCTATTCACTGAGCAACTTAGGATTCTACTTAAGCGAAGGAATTATCAAGGAACATGGAGGTATAATCAATAGTTCACCACCCGGAGAGGAATCAAAAATCCTAATTGAACTGCCAGTTCAACAGAAAAAAATGGCGTAGAGAGAAGGGCGGATCAACTTCATCAGACAATAGAAAAATTCAAGCGATTCATTAGCTTTGAGTAATTAAAATACAGGATTCAAAAAAACAATAACCATTTGCTTTTTTTCTATAATGAAAAATCTTCGACTATGTCCACTAGAATAATCAAATCCTAAATGTGCAACTCAAGTCTCTATTCATAATACTATTCATTATACCAAGTTTGCTTTACTCGCAAACTTCTGGAGGATTCGATTTTCCTTTTTCTTTTGGAAATGAGGAAGAAAAAAATCCTCTCGAAGAAAAACGTAAAGTCACAGCCTCAGGTCTCAAATCTAAATTAGCAGAAAACTCCGTAGATAGTTTAAGCGAAAGAGAAGTGGATTCTTTCTTAAGTGATTTAGGTTCATCAACCAAGGGTTCGATCTATTCCAAAAGGCAAAGATTAAAGTCAATTCTTAGTTTAGATAAACCTATAGAGCCTTTTTCATTGGGCAATCTTCCAAAAGCTCCTAAATCGCCAGACCGTTTGCAGATCGAAAGTGCAGCAGAAGGTGAAATGCTTTCTGTTGACCAGACAAAGTCTGGTGTGATGGTTTTGCGTGGCCAGGTAAGAATTAAAATTGGAGCGGGAACACTTTCAGCCGAAACAGTTTCCATAGATTCTGAAAGACAAGAGGTTTATGCCGAAGGTGGAATAGAATACAATGATGGTCCAGTGCGAGTCCGAGGTGAAAAATTTATTTATGATTTTAAATTAGCTAAAGGAGTTATCTACGATACGAAGGCTAGCGTATATCCGATCTATTTCATTGGCGAAAAAATGAAGAAACTAGACGAGAAAAGATATATCTTGGAAATGGGATACTTTACCGCTTGCAACGCTGAACTTCCGCACTACTCATTCAAAGCAGAAAAGATTATCATTCACGAAGATAAAACCGTTGTCGCCTATAGTATGTTTTATCAAGTCGGTGGTACTTCATTATTTTGGATTCCAATGGGTTATAACTCAAGCAGTGGGAATGGATGGATGACTCAGATTGGTAAGAACAATACGCAAGGTTGGTTTTTTCAATCAGCCTATCAATGGTCAGATGCATATCCTGATAGTGCAGTTCTTCCTCATGGTTATAAATTTCGATTCGACTATTATGAGAAGACTGGTCAAGCAACTCATATAGAAATGTGGAAAGTAACTCCCTGGTTAAACTATAATATTGATTTAGGATATGCGAATCATCGAAAATACGAAATTACTCCTGCATATGAAGATCGATTTAGAAACGGAGGCATTGGTAATGTTGCGATCACGAATCAAGTCGATCGAGGTGAAAGATATCCCGATCTTGGTTTAGGGATTCGTGATGTCGGTGTAAAATATGAACCTTGGTGGAAAGCAAATATCAATTTGAATGCCAAGCAAAATGATACTCTAAAGGATGGAACAAGAAATATTCAATTGAGGTACGAGAACCAAAATCAACTATCTTTTGACTATGAATATGGAAACAGGTACCAACCTTCAAATTCTATTCAATCATTATATACTCAAAGAGATCAAAGATTTGGATTAATTCGAAATATTTTAAATTGGAATTTTGATTACACAGAAACAAGAGGCGACCTTGCAGTCTCAATCGGTGCAAGCAGAACTTTGATCTATCAGATTCAAGCTCAAGGATTCTATCCACTGGCGGATTCAGCTCCCGTCATTCGAATAGCAAATTCTTCTCAGATTGGTAAAACTCCTTATTTTGAGTCACCAATATACTGGAACATAAACTTTCAAAATTCATCGATGAGATTTTACAATCCTCCAGTTCAGAAGCAACTTCCCTTTCCTTCGCCTATAACAGGTTCGTCGGTCGATCCCTTTGGTAAATACCAAGAATTTGTGTTGAGAACCCAAACCTTAACATTAGGGGAAACGGGATTTACCACAAGCATGCCTTTAAATGAATATATTTCTTACACTCCAAGCATCTATGGCGGTGCAAGATCTCATTCTGTGGATTTTCCAGGTTCAGGGCAAGCAATCAACAGTCCAGAGAATCCAAGCAATCTTGCGCAGAGAGAAATTTTGGCTCAGGATACCTATCAATACTTTCGTCACAATCACGAATTGAGAATGGGAGTCCCAGCTCTATTTCTAACCACCAATTATAGAAAAATAGATTTAGAGAAGCCACAACAGACCAATCCAGTTTTCGGTAAAAGTAGACTCAATGAGGTTGAGGTTGCTCTAGAATCTTATGCACTTGATGATTGGGAAGTGTCAGTCAGATCGATTCGAGATTTT of Leptospira sp. GIMC2001 contains these proteins:
- a CDS encoding M48 family metallopeptidase; translation: MRFNFLVILLALLILECSTTPLGRRQLILNDDSTLNEMGEKAFNEMKTTIPIEKSPAINNYVKCISYASIKEATDTTGVQTWEIVVFRDSAVNAFALPGGKIGVYTGILQVANSADKLAAVIGHEIAHVIARHGNERVSQSMVASGGMAVLQGFGGEAAAGILGAGAQYGVILPFSRKHESEADVIGLEIMSKAGFDPQASVSLWQGMAALGGDKPHELMSTHPSDDTRIKELQDNMPAALANYSAAKSQGKTPNCKI
- a CDS encoding response regulator, translated to MENEDTIEGSKKILVVEDETIIAINICNALQQFGYKTEYAISGEKALQSIPDFQPDLILMDIMLGSGMDGIETAEKIHQDSDTPIIYLTAYSDQNTLKRAKITDPFGYIIKPFHSRELYISIEMAIYKTQSLRAFRDMQDRLFESQKMESLGILSSAIAHEINNPLMSIMNFSLLGESKAKASSNHDLEHFFETIKNESDKISLVVKNLVNYAREDKDYFLTTSFVDLVVEAKSLFRQLLLRDGIEIVCNFEDNVPDIYCKVQKIKQVLINLISFSRISALQSENQDNKFINITIRKIQKRNEDYIEFVIRNSGTGLPIKEEKDKKKSSPLYENSYSLSNLGFYLSEGIIKEHGGIINSSPPGEESKILIELPVQQKKMA
- a CDS encoding LPS-assembly protein LptD; protein product: MQLKSLFIILFIIPSLLYSQTSGGFDFPFSFGNEEEKNPLEEKRKVTASGLKSKLAENSVDSLSEREVDSFLSDLGSSTKGSIYSKRQRLKSILSLDKPIEPFSLGNLPKAPKSPDRLQIESAAEGEMLSVDQTKSGVMVLRGQVRIKIGAGTLSAETVSIDSERQEVYAEGGIEYNDGPVRVRGEKFIYDFKLAKGVIYDTKASVYPIYFIGEKMKKLDEKRYILEMGYFTACNAELPHYSFKAEKIIIHEDKTVVAYSMFYQVGGTSLFWIPMGYNSSSGNGWMTQIGKNNTQGWFFQSAYQWSDAYPDSAVLPHGYKFRFDYYEKTGQATHIEMWKVTPWLNYNIDLGYANHRKYEITPAYEDRFRNGGIGNVAITNQVDRGERYPDLGLGIRDVGVKYEPWWKANINLNAKQNDTLKDGTRNIQLRYENQNQLSFDYEYGNRYQPSNSIQSLYTQRDQRFGLIRNILNWNFDYTETRGDLAVSIGASRTLIYQIQAQGFYPLADSAPVIRIANSSQIGKTPYFESPIYWNINFQNSSMRFYNPPVQKQLPFPSPITGSSVDPFGKYQEFVLRTQTLTLGETGFTTSMPLNEYISYTPSIYGGARSHSVDFPGSGQAINSPENPSNLAQREILAQDTYQYFRHNHELRMGVPALFLTTNYRKIDLEKPQQTNPVFGKSRLNEVEVALESYALDDWEVSVRSIRDFRKYSNDYDPAPTNSERWYFTIFRISGYVDFLDGFNTKRPTLLERQRSFYSGVFINNDFVYHSPLNRPLSNNLTLSYKMGGFSIPFIKNFRSFEAGGTWYHVYGKNFLDNYRFFMKTDLKVTRTIAIDFELDSRVTEPWRLTGLNAVDYYNYNTTPEIYGYQTGTNYERTNLGRDIAQGTGAAGSNQRQKTIFNINRFMTTFKMNLHNWEFRIGYSMNLRAFPGGFAGDSQLTFYDQSVFFSAGISSFSFGQAEGTEATRARVYRFRKQPLDVVEKLQSGDLR